A section of the Epinephelus moara isolate mb chromosome 3, YSFRI_EMoa_1.0, whole genome shotgun sequence genome encodes:
- the LOC126388039 gene encoding serine/threonine-protein kinase pim-1-like: protein MDAETSKTLHSLNPENDSFVLLLNKFPGPSENRFVHPFLWTPLRKTAPRVQELKPKICQGEDSEVTSQKRKISLDCPESPRKRQRGSSEPTIVAVETVQAKGTKRKANTQTKTPSKKQRGDNCDANTDKPTEVSVVGVTETEGRTEAFAEHMPATETPRTPRRDSGCEVSPSSSSPSASQQDNGSAFDSVSSSRANFEAKYLQLHKLGEGGFGSVYAGVRNSDSLPVAIKRIPKARVKYRQVIINGMSHSLPLEAVLMMKVASGPHLVGQSAAVTLLDWYDLDQEILLVMERPVPSMDLLDYVNSCDSLTEDQAKNIMKQLVEACIKMHSVGVFHRDIKTDNVLIETSSDVPRVRIIDFGCGCLIENEPCRVFAGTFAYVPPEYLRHRTYEAGPTTVWQLGALLHDMLVDQFTTYSFLRKGLKSSRQLSRGCLNFLNVCLAVDPEDRPTLEQMQQLPWLR, encoded by the exons ATGGACGCTGAGACGTCAAAAACTCTACATTCTCTGAACCCAGAGAACGATTCAT TTGTGCTGTTGCTGAACAAGTTCCCCGGTCCATCAGAAAACCGATTTGTTCATCCTTTTCTGTGGACGCCTTTGAGGAAAACAGCTCCACGAGTTCAAG AGCTCAAACCCAAGATCTGCCAGGGAGAAGACTCTGAGGTGACAAGCCAGAAAAGAAAGATCAGCTTGGATTGCCCAGAGTCACCCAGAAAAAGGCAGCGAGGTAGCAGTGAACCCACTATAGTGGCAGTGGAGACTGTGCAGGCCAAGGGGACGAAAAGGAAGGCCAACACCCAAACCAAGACCCCCAGTAAGAAACAGAGGGGTGACAACTGTGATGCAAACACTGACAAGCCCACTGAGGTGTCAGTGGTGGGCGTCACAGAGACTGAGGGTCGGACGGAGGCCTTTGCTGAGCATATGCCAGCAACAGAGACTCCCAGGACGCCAAGAAGGGACAGCGGCTGTGAAGTCTCCCCGAGCTCCAGCAGCCCTTCAGCCTCCCAACAGGACAACGGGAGTGCGTTCGACTCAGTCAGCTCCAGCAGAG ccaacTTTGAGGCCAAGTACCTGCAGCTTCATAAGCTCGGAGAAGGAGGCTTTGGTTCGGTCTATGCTGGAGTAAGGAACTCCGACAGTTTACCG GTGGCGATCAAACGCATCCCTAAAGCTCGCGTCAAATATCGGCAAGTG atCATAAATGGGATGTCGCACTCGCTCCCTCTGGAGGCGGTCCTAATGATGAAGGTGGCAAGTGGACCACATTTAGTGGGACAGTCTGCTGCTGTCACATTGTTGGACTGGTATGATCTGGACCAGGAGATTCTCCTGGTCATGGAGAGACCAGTCCCCTCTATGGACCTGTTGGACTATGTCAACAGCTGTGATTCTCTGACAGAAGACCAGGCTAAG aaCATCATGAAGCAGCTGGTGGAAGCATGCATCAAGATGCACTCGGTGGGAGTCTTCCATCGGGACATCAAAACGGACAATGTCCTCATTGAGACCAGCTCCGATGTCCCCCGAGTGCGGATCATTGATTTTGGATGTGGCTGCTTGATTGAGAATGAACCCTGTCGTGTCTTTGCTG GAACATTTGCATACGTGCCACCAGAGTACCTGAGACACAGAACATATGAGGCCGGTCCCACCACAGTCTGGCAGCTGGGCGCGCTGCTGCATGACATGCTGGTGGATCAGTTCACCACCTACAGCTTTCTCCGCAAAGGTTTAAAGTCCAGCAGGCAGTTGTCTAGAG GCTGCCTGAATttcttgaatgtgtgtttggCTGTGGACCCAGAGGATCGCCCCACTCTGGAGCAGATGCAGCAGCTCCCCTGGCTCAGATAA